The genomic region TTTTCACAAATATTTCTGGTGAAAAAACAACAAATTCATCCTTTAGCCAGATTTTATATTTGGCTTGACTCCTATAAAAAAAGTCTTTCAGCTTATAATTGGTTGTTATAGGAGTTGGAAATGTCAGATTCAATAAATACGAATTTCCATAGCGTAAATGTTCCATGGATTTTGTAAAAACTGATTTGTAATTTTCAAAGGAAACAGGGGTTTTTTCAAAAATCAATTCACTATTGGATTGTTCAGGATAGTCAAAATTGCGTCTATTGTTGACATCAAAAAGTAAATTGTTTGGATTGATATCAGCTAATTTAAATAGCTTGGGATTTTCCATTTCAAAATCAATGAAAAACAGGAAAGGAATTCCCTTTTGTCCGTACAGATTCATTTTATCCCAAAAAGCCTGACTTTGCATGCTGCGAATTTCAGCAATATTTCTTTTGTCCGCTATTAATAATTGATTTCGTTCATAATTTATGAAATTCGTTTTCTATAAATGATGCAGAAAGTACTTCTATTAGATAATTATGATTCCTTTACCTGGAATCTTGCCCAAATTCTCACCGAAAGTGGATTATGCGAATTTGATGTAATCAAAAACGATCAGATCACTATCAAGGGAGCACAAGTCTATGACAAAATTCTGCTATCGCCAGGACCAGGATTACCTGATGATGCAGGTATTTTAAAACCATTGATCAAAGAATTGGGACCAACTAAATCTATTTTAGGAGTTTGCCTTGGGCATCAGGCTATAGCTGAAGTGCATGGTATAAAACTAAAACAGCTGAAAGAAATTTCTCATGGTGAATCAACTACCGTTAGCATAATTGAAGAGCATCATGATTACCTCTTTGATGGCTTGCCGAAAAAATTTCAGGCAGGAAGATACCATTCGTGGATTGTTGATTTGTGCTCTTTCAACAATGAATTAAAGGTAACTGCCTTAAATGAGAACTATCGGATTATGGCAATTTCGCATCGAGAATACGATGTTAAAGGAGTTCAGTTTCATCCTGAATCCATATTAACTCCTCTTGGATCAAAAATTATTGAGAATTGGCTAAGGCATTAAAGCCAAAACTTCCATATTAAAAAATAGACTGCAAATCCACTTAAAAGTACAATCCCAATCCAGCTATAGACTTTCAGCCAAGATTTTGGTTTACTTGTTTCAGGCATATGCTTGTCGGTTACTACTTTATAATTCATCACAGCAAAAAATGGAGCTGTTAACACCGAAAGTGTGGTAGCCACATCAACCATAAATGTCATGGAGGAAGCGAAATAAGCTATCATAATCAATGCTCCTACAGCCAAAATGAGTATCCAAATCCAATTCAGTCTTTGATCTTTCCAATCCATTTTATTGAAAAGAATTTTAGTCGTAGGTGTTAAAATTCTGGGGAAAGCATCCAAACAAGTTAAAACAGTGCTAAACATTGTGGTAATGGCAGCAATGGCAATAATGGGATAAGCCCATTGACCCAGACTATTGGTATACATCGATATCAGCTGTCCGGCAAAAACACCGCCCTTGTTTGACAGTTCTTCACCACTTCCATACATCACCAAGGCGCCTAATGTAAGGAACCCCATAGCCAGTAAAATGGTTCCAAAATAGCCAATGTTAAAATCAAGGATTGAGTTTTTTAAGCTATTCGATTTTATCTCTTTATTTTTTTCTATTGTCCACAGGGAATGCCACACCGAGACATCGATTGGAGCTGGCATCCATCCAACAAAAGCAATCAGGAAAAGCACATGCGGACGAAACAACCAATCGAAATGGGTAACAAAATCGGGATTGGGATTAAATCCTTTATTAAAGGCAAAAACAACTGCCAAAAGAGTTGAAATAGCCAGAATAACAATCACATATTTAATCAATTTATCTAAAAGACTGTATCGGCCAATTAGTAGAATTAGCATGACTAAAATCAGAATTATTGCACTAACCTCAGCTGCACTTAATTCCAAATTAAATACATGAATAAATACACCAGCTGTTACTGCACTTATACCCGCCAGAATGGTAAACATAGTTGCAAGCGTAAGAATAGCATAAAGGACAATAGCCCATTTACCAAGCTTTAGATAACCATCAATTAAACTTTTTCCGGTTGCATGTGCATATCGGGGTCCGAATTGAAAAAATGGATATTTCACCAAATTTGCAATGATAATAATGCCTATTAATTCAAATCCAAATGAAGATCCTGCACGAGTAGATTGTACAAGATGAGAAACACCAACAGCTGCACCGGCATATAATAAGCCGGGACCCAGTTTTTTGACAAAAGATGAAACGGACATGTTGAATTATATGTTAACGAAATTAGTTTTTATAATATAATCGTGTAGGATATTTTATCGATTATTTACCTTTGATCCAATAAGAAATCTTTTGTATGATCAGAATTTATGCATTACTACTTTTTAGTATAGTTTTTATTCCTTTATTCACTTTTTCTCAAAATCAATATCTTTTTACAGAAAGTGACATGCAGGCAAGACTTAAGCACGACATCTCTGTGCTGGCCAGCGATTCTTTTATGGGAAGAGAAGCTGGAACTGATGGCGAGAAGCTAGCCAGTGATTATCTTAAAGCAGCATTAGAAAAAATTGGCTTATCACCCTATTTTGGAGATACAAGCTATTTTCAATCATTTACTTCCAGTTATTTTATGCATGCAACTGTAGGTAATTTTATGAATATCAATAATGAAAACATCCCAAAAGGCAAATCTGAAAACAATTATTATCCTATTGCCTATTCTGGAACAGGGGAATTAAAAGGGGAGCTGATAGATATTGGATTTGGCATTAACTCTCCTTCCCTATCTCATAATGATTATGAAGAAAAAACTAATATCTCTAATAGAATTT from Bacteroidota bacterium harbors:
- a CDS encoding aminodeoxychorismate/anthranilate synthase component II — encoded protein: MQKVLLLDNYDSFTWNLAQILTESGLCEFDVIKNDQITIKGAQVYDKILLSPGPGLPDDAGILKPLIKELGPTKSILGVCLGHQAIAEVHGIKLKQLKEISHGESTTVSIIEEHHDYLFDGLPKKFQAGRYHSWIVDLCSFNNELKVTALNENYRIMAISHREYDVKGVQFHPESILTPLGSKIIENWLRH
- a CDS encoding divalent metal cation transporter, which codes for MSVSSFVKKLGPGLLYAGAAVGVSHLVQSTRAGSSFGFELIGIIIIANLVKYPFFQFGPRYAHATGKSLIDGYLKLGKWAIVLYAILTLATMFTILAGISAVTAGVFIHVFNLELSAAEVSAIILILVMLILLIGRYSLLDKLIKYVIVILAISTLLAVVFAFNKGFNPNPDFVTHFDWLFRPHVLFLIAFVGWMPAPIDVSVWHSLWTIEKNKEIKSNSLKNSILDFNIGYFGTILLAMGFLTLGALVMYGSGEELSNKGGVFAGQLISMYTNSLGQWAYPIIAIAAITTMFSTVLTCLDAFPRILTPTTKILFNKMDWKDQRLNWIWILILAVGALIMIAYFASSMTFMVDVATTLSVLTAPFFAVMNYKVVTDKHMPETSKPKSWLKVYSWIGIVLLSGFAVYFLIWKFWL